The Salmo salar chromosome ssa04, Ssal_v3.1, whole genome shotgun sequence genomic sequence GTGTTGAGATCAGTCTCGTCGCGCTTGATGTACTTGTGCTCGATGAGCCACTCCATCTGCTCCTTGATCATCTTCTTCTGGGGTAGGAACATGTTTTTGAGGATCTCCACCAGCTCCGTCTGCAGCTGGGCGTTGGTgatcctcttcctcatcttcatGATCTGGATGATGGCCTCCTGGAAAGGGAGtgacaagggagagagagtgaatctCAACTGAATATCACCCTCCTTGCCTCCTCTAAATGTATTGGAGGAGAAGAGCAAGGGGCGAAACCTCAGATCTTCTGCCCCAATGTGCGTTGAGAAGACGACGAGGAGGGAGGACGTGAGAAATCCcaaaattcttatttgcaatgatgaCCTGTCAATAGGAAGCCCTTATATAGTACCTGCGTTCTCAATATCCTGAGCTGGACAattccctcattctcctcctccctcattcgCTCTGTGGTGAGCTGAAGCCGGCCAATCAGGTTGATCTTCCCCCTCTTTTGGACCTTGGAGTTTTTTCTGAAAACAGACACACTATTTATTTTTGTGCCATGTATAAGATGCATGACAACCTCCAACTTCAAATTCAACCTGTAAGATAAGTAAAGCCACCCCAAAGAGTAATCTCTGTGGCGTGGCGGTGGAAAGCCTGGTTGCAAACCCCAGCCGGTCACACATAGATTAGTGAACACTTATATTAGCCAACACTTACATTACAGAACACTTACATTAGTGAGAACTCCTGGTTGACGTAGAAGAGTGTGCCCTCAGCAAAGTCTTTGGGCGAGCCCACCACGGGGTCGTAGAACAACACCTGCCGCTTTAGCTTGGGGAACGCTACCAGGGActggaggaaaaagagagagagaaatagaaagaggtaAGGAGGAGAGACTAGTCAGTGCACTTAAAtgtgtaataaaaaaataaaaacaattagcTGTGAGGAGTTTAGAAGGTTGAGACATAGCAGTTAACAGTCGATGAAAAATGCTTTTAAAAAGTACTAATAGTTATGGTCATATGGAATCTGCAGAGGAgcttcagggtgtgtttgttgaatATGGGAAAACCTCTAGGTGCCTTAAGCAAAGAATTAGTGTACATAAGAACACCATCAGGCATAATGATGAAAATTACCCTGTTGCCTGCCACTTCAATACATGTGCACATTGTCTCCTCTTTACATTTTCAGGGTATTGAAAAAGTTGAACCTTCACCTAGAGGAAGGAACACTGACAAAAAGCTGTACCAAAGGGAACTCTTTTGGATTTCTATGCTTGGCACTTCACATCCATCAGGGCTTAATGATGATTTAGACATGAGGGTCATGCTCTAATATGTTTCCTTTGAGGCTTCTCCTGGTATGAACCCCTGTTAAGTGTTTATGCAAACATTTCATTTAAATaaggaaaatgtaaaaaatatatactaaaaCAATAAAATGTCTCCTGGTGTTTGTTTTTGTACACAGGTGTTGCTCATCATGTCTGATTGCATTGACGCACGTTGCCTGTGTGTTGCCTCTGTTATTGTGTTTATTTCTGCTCTGATGGTCTGACGACTAAAAGCtcaatacactacatgaccaaaagtatgtggacactgtcGTGGATGAAtaagaattagttgggtaacatagataattaagatgttttattagtatgcttatgtgagatagtTGTCattacttgtcattagaaagtgtcctttggactctggtatgtttcagttgcacgtttcccttagctggggctcagtcacttggggcccagagaggggagaggtcagacttgtctttaTTATGTGAatatgtctttacctattcttaaaccatgtgaagggatggcgtgattaatggggaaccaatgacttgtctccacaaagtctgtgagcaagtcactccctccttttctttattgtggggaggtttatggtAGTGTCTGGGAATTGTGTCCTCTTAGATctcgcacttatcctgtgatagtaTATGGCCTAGAAGCTCACTCCCCCCAgcgagcctgtccaggagtggggtcaagagggggtttgcttgagatgggagtatctagagttgacaattgatatatgccattggatgaaattgtgtttttgttctatgaagtaccagggagggacggtcctaaggggaccagatactgggctatacaatGAACCCTGTTGATATATCAGTTACTGCCTGCTGTTTTTTATGGATATccgtcatacaaaacttaacctttgtgacccattctatgtatctgtggtttgtcaatgtacgttgaagggggtgtatctttgctataaaatatcTCTGTAGCCATTGTGTAATCACCTTATTCAATGGTTCATTcaagagagtgcattattgaaggtcaagtgcttttgcaaaagtatcttaattattaaagatgtagttaactCGGAGTGGTGtgtttaactctcctcatttggtaatgcagaaattagccaccacgacacctgcttgtcaaacatctcattccaaaatcatgggaatttatatggagttggtctcccctttgctgctaaaaacagcctccactcttctgggaaggctttccactagatgttcttacatttctgcagggacttgcttccattcagccacaagagcattagtgaggtcaggcactgatgttgggcgattaggcctggctcgcagtcggcattccaattcatcccaaaggtgttcgaaggggttgaggtcagggctctgtgcaggccagtcaagttcttccacaccggtcaacaaaacaattctgcatggacctcgctttgttcacgggggcattgtcatgctgaagaaacaggaaagggccttccccaaactgttgccgcaaagctggaagcacagaatcatctagattgtcattgtatgctgtagcattaagatgtcCCTTTAccagaactaaggggcctagcctgaaccatgaaaaacagccccaggccattattcctcctccaccaaactttacaattggccCTATGGATTAaggcagatggtgaagcgtgattcatcactccagagaatgtgttttcactgctccagagttcaatggcggcgagcttcacACCACTCTAGCCAACGCTtgggcattgcgcatggtgatcttaggcttgtgtgcggctgctcggtcatggaaacccatttcatgaagctcccgacaaacattgtgctgacgttgcttccagaggcagtttggaactcagtagtgaggtCAAACGAGGATTGACGAAATGCGCTTtagcactctgcggtcccgttctgtgagcttgtgtggcctaccacttcgcagctgagctttTGTTGCTCCTACacgttttccacttcacaataacagcacttacagttgaccgggcagctctagcaggacaaaAAGGGGTGTGGCAGAAAtagcgtgtccacatacttgtgtgcATATAGAGTACATTTTAAATTGTGCATTGATCCTGAGTGTGTGGAGATTCCTTTAaactttagtgtttgttgcatATCAAATCAATAAAACGCTGTGGTTAGCAGAAGTTTTTTTTCTAGTAACTTTCCCAGTAAACCTAGTTGGAAGATTGCAGGAATCAAGCAGAAATATGCAACAAATATGGAATTCCTTCAACTAAGATTTCGGGAAAACATGGTAATTTTGGGAATGTTAGAGGAATCTTGCATCCCTAATCCTTGCGATAACGGACCCTTTGACCTCTTATCTATCCATTGACACCGTGCCTTACCCATAGGGTGCGTCGGAGCTCAGCGTCAGGCAGCTCCGTGGCCAGCTTGAGGTTCTCAAAGCTGATCCTCTCCCGGGGCCTCTGGTTCCAGGCAAACAGCACGGCCAGCTGGAAGGTGGTCACCTCCAGGTCGTACTGTCCCACTTCGTTCTTAAATGTGATCTGGATAGAATTACACAGAGAACATAGAATGAATTATAGGATCTCTAGGgtctggacagagaggagggtgcCTGCTACATGCGCTACACTCACAATGCCATTGGACATGAGGTGGTGCCAGTGCAGTTTCCTGCCGCTGTGGTTCTTCTTGTAGAAGTCCTCCACCTCGGGGATCAGATCCTCCAGCTCAGTGGGCAGTGACACAAACACCTTCTCTGAGCTTCGAGACCACGCCCCGGCATTCAGGATCTTGATGTTGACAGAGTCCGCTGCACAAgaggggaaggaagggggagAAAGGAAATACACACGAGTTCAAATCCATTATGTGTAATATATACACCATAGAGATACATCATATACTAGTATAACTACTTATTCATTGTTTTAAACAATATATTTGTTTCTAGAATGACCGATTCCCTGACTAAGATGGCCGGCATTTTTTGGCAAGTTGCTAAAAGCTTATGTCCATTCTAGTTTTCTGTTTCATTCTATAATATGCACTTTCAAGTACTTGAGCTGTGCTTTTTTCTGGTACAACGGAGTCAGTGGAATAGTCCCAATAGTCCAAACTAAAAGCAGAATCCCAAACAGGACTGTATCAATAGCATTTGTATAACTTTTCACTAGGTCTAATCCAGCCACCTACACCAAACACCCAAACGTACAGGTACACGGATTCGATTCCAGCTAGGGCCAGCAATACAAACATTTATGCATTCACCGTTGTAAGTtgttttggataaaagtgtctgctaaatggcatagatATTAAATTAGGTAAATACAGCTACCTGGTTTACCTGATAGGGCCAGCTTGTTGTATTTGTGACACTCTTTGAAGTTCTGGTTGAGATCCTCGGACACCTTGATGTCCTGGAACATCCGGGCCAGCTTATTCACGTAGTCTGCAGGCATGCCTACTTCCTGTAAGCAAGGTTAGAGGTAATTGGAGAAGTGGTGTAATTGTAGctagtcactcacacacacgcataggTCATACCCTGAGCCACTCCACCATGTTCTCCTCGGTTTCACTGTCGGCGGAGATGTCCAGGATGAGGCGTCGTGTCAGATGGGCTTTGTGGTAGCGCATGAACACGTCTTTGTTCTGCACATACTTCAACACCAGCAACTGcaggataacacacacacacacacacacacacacacacagaacaccatTGTGCAATCAGGGTATTCATTactgcacaccgtagcaaaatgttttgcaatggaaaagtgtttttttattggacaagtttaagtagtccctccctgtttcagtccattttcttcaGGTTTGAggtctaatgaacacgacccagctaAAATTGTTCTTTGGACGGGACAAACGTTTAAGCGTTTGCAGATCAGAAGAAAACCGGATAGGCGAAGCAACATGATAGACGCTCTCCTCAACCTAAGGCCACATATACACTTTGATTTTGTGTCTGAAAATTTGGGATGGAgacaaatgtttttttaatgGCAGTCATCTGTTGCTGCATGAATGACAAGGGATGATGTTTGTCTGACAAAACAAATATACGGTCAGTCTTCACAGATAAACTCACCTGAAAAATTGTTGACTTGAGATGTACTTTTGACAAACAAAAACAGACAATGATGTACGTCATAaagcgccttcggaaagtattcagaccccttatcttgttccacattttgttaaattacagccttattctaaaaagtgatttggaaaggaacacacctgtctatataaaaaggtcccacagttgacagtgcatgtcagagcaaaaaccaagccatgaggtcgaaggaattgtccgtagaggtccgagacaggattgtgtcaaggcactgatctgccaaagggcacctaaagactctcacaccatgagaaacaagattctctgttctgacgaaaccaagattgaactctttggcctgaatgccaagcgtcacgtctggaagaaacctggcaccatccctacggtgaagcatggtggtggcagcatcatgctgtggggatatttttcagcggcagggaatgggagactagtcaggatcgatgcaaagatgaactgagcaatgtacagagagatccttgatgaagtcctgagcgctctggagcaggttctcagactgggccgaaagttcaccttccaacaggacaatgaccttaagcacacagcaaagacaacgcaggagtggcttcgcgacaagtctctgaatgtccttgagtggcccagtcagagcccggacttgaacccgatcgaacatctccgtagaaacctgaaaatagctgtgcagcaacgcaccacatccaacttgacagagcttgagaggatctacagagaagaatgggagaaactccccaaatacaggtgtgcctagcttgtagcgtcatacccaagaagactcgaggctgtaatcgcagccaggtgtttcaacaaagtgctgagtaaagggtctgaatacttatgtaaatgtgatatttttttattagcaaaaatgtatacaaacctgtttttgctttgtcattaaggggtattgtgtgtagattgatgagggggggaaacgaTTTCGTACATtctagaataaggcagtaacgtaacaaaatgttaaggggtctgaatactttccgaaggaagTGTACAATTTAATCTGTGTTAATGCATCTGAGTGTTGCTGTAGCCATATGGAAAGCTTGCatatcattacacacacacacctcccatccACGTACCACTTCCTTGAGCTTGGCCTCGATCTCCTCGGAGGTGAGTTTCTTGCTGAGCGGGGTTTTCCTCAGCAGCATGTCACAGTAGTTGGCCAGCAGTTCTGGACACTTTGACTCCGGCTGGGTCTTCAGACCcaccctgacagacagacagcacagaggAAGTAGAGCAGTGTTGTAAACACACACGTTCACTCATTAACTAATGAAGCAATTAACAGTTCAGAAGTAGAGTTGAAAAAAATTATTTAAGTTGTGAAAACACTAAAAGCAGTTTTATCAAGTGCAACGTCACAAACTGTGGGAGCATTCAACTGTGTGCAGGAATCCATCTTTAATTCAGTGAAGAAATGAAGGCATACAGTAGGACACAGAGCGTCTCTTACCCTTTCTGCTTCAGCGGTAGTTCCAATTTAAAAATGGTAGCGTCGTTCACAACTGCTTTGTAagcctgaagaaaaaaaaacattggttAGGTTATGCAGTGACAACCACGTGCATATATTAACTAACAACGTTGTGTCAATGTTTGACAAACGTTGAAGGAACATTGTGCTTCATTGGTAATGTTGAACCAATGTTGGACAAACGTTGTGCTGACCTTGTCCCTGGCTGTGAGGAAGCGAGGGTCGTCCTGAAAGGCATCCTTCACCAGTTTACTGAAGCGGTTGAACAGGGTGAGGAGCTGCTCCACGTACTTCTCAGagtcctacacacacagagatgttttttatatataattatcattattttattttttaaatcagtgGAATGTTTTTCACCTTTCAGTAAATACAATACAAAAGTCATATACAGAGAAGGGCAAAGATTACAAAATATAATTACTAAAAAATATCCTAAAGaccaatgtatcaaaataaaatacaaaatacttttgCAAGTACCCCCTTAACCTCAACAACATTCTCGGTAACAAAAGAGATTTATTTGCTTTGACATGTGGTTGTTTATCTACTTTAGTTAAATGTACTGACTAAGCCGCTCTGGATGCTAAATAACCAAAATGCGAATGTTAAAATGGACACTTGCAAAGCATGCTAGggattattctaatgagctccacccccaaacaagaccttattagaaggaaaaaaatgtaatgacTGTAGAGATGGGCAACGATAGATCAAAATGTATCTTGTTATAAAATACCCTAAAGAatgtatgaaaataaaataatgtcAAAATAcacttttatatataaaaaaatatattttcaaaatacatttcaagtaggcaaaaaaactaaataaaacCATAGACAGACCTGTGCAGTTGTAAATCAAACCAATGTGTGAATTTCAAACTTTGttcaatttcaacttattttCTAAGAAATAGACCCTATATCATTTTCTATCAGGACTGTTgaaaagaacaccttcctaatattgagttgtcgcCATGTACATTGGACTGTAGTTCAGGCCAGTGACATACAAATGACATAATACTCAAAAGTAATTGATATACGCATTTCAAATAAGTgcaatgaaaatactgcccatttgcattttgttacgttacagcctaatttaaaatggattaaataaaaattcctcagcaatctacacacaataaaccataacgacaaagcaaaaacaggttgacatttttgcaaaaaaataataaaaaaatacatttaaaaaaagtattcagaccctttgctatgagaaacgaaattgagctcaggtgcatcctgtttccattgatcatccttgagatgtttctacaatttgaatggagtccacctgtgaaaaATTctattcattggacatgatttggaaaggcacacaactgtctatataaaaaggtcccttagatgacagtgcatgtcagagcaaaaaccaagccacgaggctgaaggaattgtccttagatctccgagaaaggattgtgtcaaggcgcTGATCTGGGGGAGGGGTAccaaaaattctgcagcatttaaggtccgcaagaacacagcggcaggatcaaggcaaagatgaacggagcaaagtacagagatccttgataaaaaccttctccagagcgctcaggacctcagactggggcttaaagtttaccttccaacaggacaacgatcctaagcacacagccaagacaacacaggagtggcttatGGGACaattctcaatgtccttgagtggcccagtcagagcccggacttgaacccgatagaacatctctggagagagctgaaaatagctgtgcagcaacgctccccatccaacctgacagaacttgagaatCTGCAgcgaagaatgggaggaactccccaaatacaggtgtaccaagcttgtagcatcatacccaagaagacaaggctgtaatcgctgccaaaggtgcttcaacaaagttctgagtaaagggtctgaacacacacacacacacacacacacacacacacacacacacacacacacacacacacacacacacacacacacacacacacacacacacacacacacacacacacacacacacacacacacacacacacacacacacacacgtatatacacacatgtatatacacacatacacactgctcaaaaaaataaagggaacacttaaacaacacatcctagatctgaatgaaagaaataatcttattaaatacttttttctttacatagttgaatatgctgacaacaaaatcacacaaaaataatcaatggaaatccaatttatcaacccatggaggtctggatttggagtcacactcaaaattaaagtggaaaaccacactacaggctgatccaactttgatgtaatgtccttaaaacaagtcaaaatgaggctcagtagtgtgtgtggcctccacgtgcctgtatgaactccctacaacgcctgggcatgctcctgatgaggtggcggatggtctcctgagggatctcctcccagacctggactaaagcatccgccaactcctggacagtctgtggtgcaacgtggcgttggtggatggagcgagacatgatgtaccagatgtgctcaattggattcaggtctggggaacgggcgggccagtccatagcatcaatgccttcctcttgcaggaactgctgacacactccagccacatgaggtctagcattgtcttgcattaggaggaacccagggccaaccgcaccagcatatggtctcacaaggggtctgaggatctcatctcggtacctaatggcagtcaggctaccactggcgagcacatgaagggctgtgcagccccccaaagaaatgccacaccacaccatgactgacccaccgccaaaccggtcatgctggaggatgttgcaggcagaagaacgttctccacggcgtctccagactctgtcacgtctgtcacgtgctcagtgtgaacctgctttgatctgtgaagagcacagggcgccagtggcgaatttgccaatcttggtgttctctggcaaatgccaaatgtcctgcacggtgttgggctgtaagcacaacccccccctgtggacgtcgagccctcataccaccctcatggagtctgtttctgaccgtttgagcagacacatgcacatttgtggcctgctggaggtcattttgcagggctctggcagtgcttctcctgctcctccttgcacaaaggcggaggtagcggtcctgctgctgggttgttgccctcctacggcctcttccacgtctcctgatgtactggcctgtctcctggtagcgccgccatgctctggacactacgctgacagacacagcaaaccttctagccacagctcacattgatgtgccatcctggatgagctgcactacctgagccacttgtgtgggttgtagactccgtctcatgctaccactagagtgaaagcaccgccagcattcaaaagtgaccaaaacatcagccaggaagcataggaactgagaagtggtctgtggtctccacttgcaaaaccactcctttattgggggtgtcttgcttatttcctataatttccacctgttgtctattccatttgcacaacagcatgtgaaatgtattgtcaatcactgttgcttcctaagtggacagtttgatttcacagaagtgtgattgacttggagttacattgtgttgtttaagtgttccctttatttttttgagcagtatatatatatatatacatatatatacatacacatatacacatatacatatacacatatatacatatacatatatacacatatatacacatacatatatacacatatatacacatacatatatacacatatatacacatacatatatacacatacatatatacacatatatacacatatatacacatgtatacacatgtatatacatatatacacatgtatatacatatatacacatgtatatacatatacatatacatatatatacacatatacacatatacacacatatatataatcacacatatacacacatacatatatacacatgtatatacatatacatatatatacatatacatatatacacatgtatatacatatacatatacacatatatattgcttgacatcatgggaaaatgtaaagaaatcagccaagacctcagaaaaataataagTTGCAgactctacaagtctggttcatccttgggagcaatttccaatcgcctgaaggtaccacattcatctgtacaaacaatagtacgcaagtataaacaccatgggaccacgcagtcatcataccgctcaggaaggagacgtgttctgtctcctagagatgaacgtactttgctgtgaaaagtgcaaatcaatcccagaacaacagcaaaggactttgtgaagatgctggaggaaacaggtacaaaagtatctatatacacagtaaaacgagtcctgtatcgacataacgtGAAAGGCCGTtcaccaaggaagaagccactgctccaaaactgccatcaagaaggcagactacggtttgcaactgcacatggggacaaagatcgctcttttaggagaaatgtcctctggtctgatgaaacaaaaatagaactgtttggccataacgaccatcgttatggggaggcttgcaaggaaaatgggggaggcttgcaagccgaagaacaccatccaaaccgtgaagcatgggggtgcttttctgcaggagggactagtgcacttcgtggcatcatgaggtaggaaaagtacgtggatatattgaagcaacatatctcaagacatcagtcaggaagttaaaggttggtcgcaaatgagtcttccaaatggacaatgatcccaagcatacttccaaagttgtggcaaaatggctttaggacaacaaagtcaaggtattggactggccatcacaaagccctgacctcaatcccatagaaaaattgtgggcagaactgaaaaagcgtgtgcgagcaatgaggcctacaaacctgactcagttataccagctctgtcaggaggaatgggccaaaagtctcccaatttattgtggaaagcttctggaatgctacccaaaacgtttgacccaagttaaacaatttaaaagccaatgctaccaaccagtaattgagtgtatgtaaacgtttgacccactgggaatgtgatgaaagaaataaaatcactcacttttttttattcttctgacatttcacattcttaaaataaaagtggtgatcctaactgacctaagacaggggatttttactaggattaaatctcaggaattgtgaaaaactgagtttaaatgtatttggctaaggtgtatgtaaacttccgacttcaactgtccgttcatgcatgcatgtatgcaacaaatattttaaatataaattagcaaacatttatatttttgctttgtcattatggggtattgtgtgtacagttgtggccaaaagttttgagaatgacacaaatataaatttttcacaaagtctgctgcctcagtttgtatgatggcaatttgcatatactccagaatgttatgaagagtgatcagatgaattgcaattaactgcaaagtccctctttgccatgcaaatgaactgaatccccaaaaaacatttccaccccATTTCAaacctgccacaaaaggaccagctga encodes the following:
- the LOC106603716 gene encoding cullin-5 isoform X1 is translated as MATSNLLKNKGSLQFEDKWDLMRPIVLKLLRQESVTKQQWFDLFSDVHAVCLWDDKGPAKIHQALKEDILDFIKQAQARVLSHQDDTALLKAYIVEWRKFFTQCDILPKPFCQLEITLMGKQGSNKKSNVEDSIVRKLMLDTWNESIFSNIKNRLQDSAMKLVHAERLGEAFDSQLVIGVRESYVNLCSNTDDKLQIYRENFEKAYMDSTERFYRTQAPSYLQQNGVQNYMKYADAKLREEEKRALRYLETRRECNSVQALMECCVNALVTSFKETILAECPGMIKQNETESEYGRSAPGTKGSASSELHLMFSLMDKVPSGIEPMLNDLEDHIMSAGLADMMASAETITSDSEKYVEQLLTLFNRFSKLVKDAFQDDPRFLTARDKAYKAVVNDATIFKLELPLKQKGVGLKTQPESKCPELLANYCDMLLRKTPLSKKLTSEEIEAKLKEVLLVLKYVQNKDVFMRYHKAHLTRRLILDISADSETEENMVEWLREVGMPADYVNKLARMFQDIKVSEDLNQNFKECHKYNKLALSADSVNIKILNAGAWSRSSEKVFVSLPTELEDLIPEVEDFYKKNHSGRKLHWHHLMSNGIITFKNEVGQYDLEVTTFQLAVLFAWNQRPRERISFENLKLATELPDAELRRTLWSLVAFPKLKRQVLFYDPVVGSPKDFAEGTLFYVNQEFSLIKNSKVQKRGKINLIGRLQLTTERMREEENEGIVQLRILRTQEAIIQIMKMRKRITNAQLQTELVEILKNMFLPQKKMIKEQMEWLIEHKYIKRDETDLNTFLYMA
- the LOC106603716 gene encoding cullin-5 isoform X2, giving the protein MRPIVLKLLRQESVTKQQWFDLFSDVHAVCLWDDKGPAKIHQALKEDILDFIKQAQARVLSHQDDTALLKAYIVEWRKFFTQCDILPKPFCQLEITLMGKQGSNKKSNVEDSIVRKLMLDTWNESIFSNIKNRLQDSAMKLVHAERLGEAFDSQLVIGVRESYVNLCSNTDDKLQIYRENFEKAYMDSTERFYRTQAPSYLQQNGVQNYMKYADAKLREEEKRALRYLETRRECNSVQALMECCVNALVTSFKETILAECPGMIKQNETESEYGRSAPGTKGSASSELHLMFSLMDKVPSGIEPMLNDLEDHIMSAGLADMMASAETITSDSEKYVEQLLTLFNRFSKLVKDAFQDDPRFLTARDKAYKAVVNDATIFKLELPLKQKGLSVRVGLKTQPESKCPELLANYCDMLLRKTPLSKKLTSEEIEAKLKEVVRGWELLVLKYVQNKDVFMRYHKAHLTRRLILDISADSETEENMVEWLREVGMPADYVNKLARMFQDIKVSEDLNQNFKECHKYNKLALSGKPADSVNIKILNAGAWSRSSEKVFVSLPTELEDLIPEVEDFYKKNHSGRKLHWHHLMSNGIITFKNEVGQYDLEVTTFQLAVLFAWNQRPRERISFENLKLATELPDAELRRTLWSLVAFPKLKRQVLFYDPVVGSPKDFAEGTLFYVNQEFSLIKNSKVQKRGKINLIGRLQLTTERMREEENEGIVQLRILRTQEAIIQIMKMRKRITNAQLQTELVEILKNMFLPQKKMIKEQMEWLIEHKYIKRDETDLNTFLYMA
- the LOC106603716 gene encoding cullin-5 isoform X3, which gives rise to MATSNLLKNKGSLQFEDKWDLMRPIVLKLLRQESVTKQQWFDLFSDVHAVCLWDDKGPAKIHQALKEDILDFIKQAQARVLSHQDDTALLKAYIVEWRKFFTQCDILPKPFCQLEITLMGKQGSNKKSNVEDSIVRKLMLDTWNESIFSNIKNRLQDSAMKLVHAERLGEAFDSQLVIGVRESYVNLCSNTDDKLQIYRENFEKAYMDSTERFYRTQAPSYLQQNGVQNYMKYADAKLREEEKRALRYLETRRECNSVQALMECCVNALVTSFKETILAECPGMIKQNETEKLHLMFSLMDKVPSGIEPMLNDLEDHIMSAGLADMMASAETITSDSEKYVEQLLTLFNRFSKLVKDAFQDDPRFLTARDKAYKAVVNDATIFKLELPLKQKGVGLKTQPESKCPELLANYCDMLLRKTPLSKKLTSEEIEAKLKEVLLVLKYVQNKDVFMRYHKAHLTRRLILDISADSETEENMVEWLREVGMPADYVNKLARMFQDIKVSEDLNQNFKECHKYNKLALSADSVNIKILNAGAWSRSSEKVFVSLPTELEDLIPEVEDFYKKNHSGRKLHWHHLMSNGIITFKNEVGQYDLEVTTFQLAVLFAWNQRPRERISFENLKLATELPDAELRRTLWSLVAFPKLKRQVLFYDPVVGSPKDFAEGTLFYVNQEFSLIKNSKVQKRGKINLIGRLQLTTERMREEENEGIVQLRILRTQEAIIQIMKMRKRITNAQLQTELVEILKNMFLPQKKMIKEQMEWLIEHKYIKRDETDLNTFLYMA